The Fusobacterium sp. FSA-380-WT-3A genomic sequence CACAAATTACAGTAACTGGTCTATCATCTCCATATAAATAAGATAAATATCCTTGAACTGCTCCTGCAAAAGACCCTACCCCTGCTTGTAAAAATACATGAGTTGGTTTTTCTTCTCCTGCTTCTTTTAATTGTTCTATTACTTCATTTATTATTGTTGAATATCCTTGCATTATCCATAATGGTATTTCTTCATATCCATCCCAAGCTGTATCTTGTACCATTATCCAACCATAATCTTCTGCTCCTTTATTTGCTAATCTTACTGCATCATCATAATTTAAATCTGTAATAGTTACATCTGCTCCCTCTCTAGCTATCGCATCAAATCTCATTTTTGCTGAACCTTTTGGCATGTAAACTACTGATTTTTGTTTTAATCTATTTGCCATCCAAGCTACTCCTCTTCCATGGTTACCATCAGTAGCTGTTACAAATGTTACATCTCCTAGTTCTTTTTTAATTTCATCTGATATCAACACATTATAAGGAAGTTCATTTATATCTTTTCCTAATCTTTGACTTAAATATTTCCCTATTGCATAAGAACCTCCTAAAACTTTAAAAGCATTTAATCCAAATCTTTTAGATTCATCCTTTAGCCAAACTTTTTTTACTCCATAATGTTCTGCTAAATTTTTTAAATCTACTAGTGGAGTTGGTTTATAATTTGGTAAACTTTTATGAAATTCATATACATCATGTATACTTTTATTATCAAATCCTACTAGTTCAGATTTTTCATAATTTACATCTCTACTTTTAGTATTATGAACCCATTTTAATAATTCCATTTTTGCCTCCTAAATTTTCTTTAAAATTATTTAAATTAATTATAAGCATTTTTTGTGCCATTTATTATTTT encodes the following:
- the dpaL gene encoding diaminopropionate ammonia-lyase, which produces MELLKWVHNTKSRDVNYEKSELVGFDNKSIHDVYEFHKSLPNYKPTPLVDLKNLAEHYGVKKVWLKDESKRFGLNAFKVLGGSYAIGKYLSQRLGKDINELPYNVLISDEIKKELGDVTFVTATDGNHGRGVAWMANRLKQKSVVYMPKGSAKMRFDAIAREGADVTITDLNYDDAVRLANKGAEDYGWIMVQDTAWDGYEEIPLWIMQGYSTIINEVIEQLKEAGEEKPTHVFLQAGVGSFAGAVQGYLSYLYGDDRPVTVICEPHGANCIYKSMEANDGNPHNVGGDLTTIMAGLACGEPNTISWKILRDNADFSVSCDDQVAARGMRVLSSPLKDDQRVISGESGAVGLGLFTILSERKEEYKELMEALKIDENSRILCISTEGDTDVEGYRKVVW